A genome region from Methanofastidiosum sp. includes the following:
- a CDS encoding CDP-alcohol phosphatidyltransferase family protein: MLNNIRKNKSFVSIVNFIGRIFRFLPPNVITTISLVVVFFSGYYYYLGLPYIGAITLAVSGFLDLVDGSVAKYTKKTTVLGGFLDSTFDRVGDGIILLGIGLLHDLALCFVIMVGAYLISYMRAKGEALGVKVMGVGIGERAERILIIFVFSFINLEIGLYILLIVVYITVFTRFYYISRELKTKT, from the coding sequence ATGCTTAATAACATCCGTAAGAATAAATCATTTGTATCAATTGTTAACTTTATCGGGCGAATCTTTAGATTCCTGCCACCAAATGTCATAACAACAATCAGTTTAGTTGTTGTCTTCTTTTCAGGCTATTATTATTACCTCGGATTACCCTATATCGGAGCAATTACACTTGCCGTTTCAGGGTTTCTTGATCTAGTTGATGGCTCAGTTGCAAAGTATACTAAGAAGACAACTGTTCTTGGCGGCTTTTTAGATTCAACATTTGACAGGGTAGGAGACGGAATAATACTTCTTGGGATTGGACTATTACATGATCTTGCTCTTTGCTTTGTAATAATGGTTGGAGCATATCTAATTAGTTATATGCGTGCCAAGGGAGAGGCTCTTGGGGTAAAAGTCATGGGGGTAGGAATTGGTGAGAGGGCAGAGAGAATACTGATAATATTTGTGTTTTCTTTCATCAATTTGGAGATAGGGCTTTATATTCTTTTGATTGTTGTTTATATAACGGTCTTTACAAGATTTTATTATATCTCAAGGGAGCTAAAAACTAAGACTTAG